One Methanobacterium sp. genomic region harbors:
- a CDS encoding metallophosphoesterase codes for MKILVMGDIHGQCHKIFNYLQKNAVDLIILTGDITHFGPPKLCGDILNEICAFNVPTFAIPGNCDPSGVYGEIENSSAINIHNRSIIIKNIGICGFGGSNPTPFDTPLEFEEMEIYDELKKLMKQIENQEIRILVTHAPPYNTKTDLIPSGDHVGSKSVRKIIEEFQPSINLCGHIHEAVAIDKIGNTIIFNPGEASHGFAGIIDINEDEREIKISPQLINL; via the coding sequence ATGAAAATTCTTGTTATGGGCGATATACACGGACAGTGCCATAAAATCTTTAATTATCTTCAAAAAAATGCTGTGGATCTAATAATTTTAACTGGGGATATAACACATTTCGGGCCACCCAAATTATGTGGAGACATATTAAATGAAATATGCGCATTTAATGTTCCCACATTTGCGATACCTGGTAACTGCGACCCATCAGGGGTTTATGGGGAAATTGAAAACTCAAGTGCAATTAATATACATAACAGATCAATTATTATTAAAAATATAGGTATTTGCGGGTTTGGCGGCTCAAATCCAACTCCATTTGACACGCCCCTTGAATTTGAAGAGATGGAAATATATGATGAACTTAAAAAGCTGATGAAACAAATTGAAAATCAGGAAATAAGAATACTGGTGACTCATGCACCGCCCTACAACACAAAAACTGATTTAATACCTTCTGGAGACCATGTAGGAAGCAAAAGTGTTCGAAAGATAATAGAAGAGTTTCAACCTTCCATCAACTTGTGTGGACATATACATGAAGCGGTAGCCATCGATAAAATAGGGAATACTATTATATTCAATCCAGGAGAAGCATCTCATGGTTTTGCAGGCATAATAGACATAAATGAAGATGAAAGAGAAATAAAAATATCCCCCCAACTCATAAATCTTTAA
- a CDS encoding nitroreductase family protein: protein MNDLKISKECSDTFDNIIETRRSVRFFKDEMPPKESIEDIIKAGLFAPYAAQAVNESEYFRKFIVIPKNSEKMKEIAEIAKNKAKLMSEQLKAQMEKNPYLKEKGKSFSKRLELFANKGVLGIGTAPYYIVVAEKKGFPPVEQQSLAHCLQNMWLKATSLDIGFHIVSATTQMGEDEDFCEILGINPGEFGLNGCAVGYPKEIPPKTSRPAVDEVTKWMD, encoded by the coding sequence ATGAATGATTTAAAAATAAGCAAAGAATGTAGTGATACTTTTGATAATATCATAGAAACAAGAAGATCTGTCCGATTTTTTAAGGATGAAATGCCCCCTAAAGAATCTATTGAGGATATAATCAAAGCGGGTCTATTTGCACCTTATGCTGCACAGGCTGTTAATGAAAGCGAGTATTTTAGAAAATTCATAGTTATTCCTAAAAACAGCGAAAAAATGAAAGAAATTGCAGAAATTGCAAAAAACAAAGCAAAACTCATGTCTGAACAATTAAAAGCTCAGATGGAAAAGAATCCTTATTTAAAAGAAAAAGGAAAGTCTTTTTCTAAAAGATTAGAATTGTTCGCTAATAAAGGTGTCCTTGGAATAGGAACGGCCCCTTATTATATTGTTGTAGCTGAAAAAAAGGGTTTTCCTCCAGTTGAACAGCAGTCACTTGCACATTGTCTTCAGAATATGTGGCTTAAGGCAACATCATTAGATATTGGATTCCATATTGTATCTGCTACAACTCAAATGGGTGAAGACGAAGATTTTTGTGAAATTCTGGGGATTAATCCTGGTGAGTTTGGGCTTAACGGCTGTGCTGTAGGTTATCCTAAAGAAATTCCTCCTAAGACTTCAAGGCCAGCAGTAGATGAAGTTACAAAGTGGATGGATTAA
- a CDS encoding PLP-dependent aminotransferase family protein, which translates to MKSVHKSFIREILKVTEDKNIISFAGGLPNPKSFPVNEINDAVSKILSQNGDEILQYSTTEGYLPLREYIAERYSKKGLKVSADEILITNGSQQGIDLVSKVFLNKGDKVLLENPTYLAAIQSFGLFEPQFLSVPLLEDGVDIDSLQRILDENKIKMFYSITNFQNPTGITYSKEKRQKLAEILKNEDIVFVEDNPYGEIRFLGEDIPPVKVYLEDSVLFGSFSKIVSPGMRLGWIVANEEIMEKIIIAKQALDLHSNYFTQRAVYQYLIDNDIDEHIEKIKGMYRNQRNTMVSMIEKYLPENVEYTKPEGGMFLWVTLPEGLSSMDLFELAINENVAFVPGQAFYVDGSGINSLRLNFSNSNDEQIEKGIKRLGNAINELMN; encoded by the coding sequence ATGAAAAGTGTACATAAATCATTTATCCGGGAAATATTAAAGGTTACAGAAGATAAAAACATCATTTCATTTGCAGGGGGTTTGCCAAATCCTAAATCTTTCCCTGTAAATGAAATAAATGACGCAGTATCCAAAATTCTGTCTCAAAATGGGGATGAAATTCTTCAATACAGTACAACTGAAGGATATTTACCCTTACGTGAGTACATTGCAGAAAGATATTCAAAAAAAGGTCTAAAAGTCAGTGCTGATGAAATATTAATTACGAATGGTTCACAGCAGGGGATAGACCTTGTCAGTAAGGTTTTTTTAAATAAAGGGGATAAAGTTCTCCTTGAAAATCCAACTTATCTTGCCGCAATACAGTCATTTGGATTATTTGAACCCCAATTTTTATCTGTTCCTTTGCTTGAAGACGGTGTAGATATAGATTCGCTCCAAAGGATACTGGACGAAAATAAAATAAAAATGTTCTATTCAATTACAAACTTCCAGAACCCAACTGGAATAACATATTCAAAGGAAAAAAGGCAAAAATTAGCTGAAATTCTTAAAAATGAAGATATTGTCTTTGTAGAAGACAACCCTTATGGTGAAATAAGATTTTTAGGTGAAGATATACCTCCTGTTAAGGTTTATCTTGAAGATTCTGTACTTTTTGGTTCTTTTTCCAAAATAGTATCTCCTGGAATGAGGCTTGGTTGGATAGTTGCAAACGAAGAAATAATGGAAAAAATCATTATTGCAAAACAGGCGTTGGACTTGCATTCAAATTACTTTACTCAAAGAGCCGTTTATCAGTATTTAATTGACAATGATATTGATGAACATATAGAAAAGATAAAAGGCATGTACAGAAATCAAAGAAACACTATGGTTTCCATGATAGAGAAATACTTACCGGAAAATGTAGAATATACAAAACCAGAGGGGGGAATGTTTTTATGGGTTACTCTTCCGGAAGGTCTGTCCTCAATGGACTTATTTGAACTGGCAATAAATGAAAATGTAGCATTTGTTCCAGGACAGGCATTTTATGTCGACGGGAGTGGAATAAATTCATTAAGGCTTAATTTCTCTAATTCAAATGATGAACAAATTGAAAAAGGTATAAAAAGGCTTGGAAATGCCATTAATGAACTCATGAATTAA
- a CDS encoding MarR family transcriptional regulator, which produces MKNEEYAKFWFETPEESAGFLLWQITNLWQRKMNSALKDLDLTHVQFALLAGIAWLERYEKPITQVRLAKYANTNIMMTSKVIRTLEKKDLILREECETDTRAKCVSLTEKGIQRFEKALNVVKTVDEKFFENKAYDEDFIKNLMHILKLNHGE; this is translated from the coding sequence ATGAAGAATGAGGAATATGCGAAATTTTGGTTTGAGACGCCAGAAGAAAGTGCAGGATTCCTTTTATGGCAGATTACAAATTTATGGCAGCGAAAGATGAACTCTGCTCTAAAAGACCTGGACCTGACACACGTACAATTTGCTTTACTGGCGGGAATAGCCTGGCTTGAAAGGTATGAAAAACCAATTACGCAGGTGCGATTAGCTAAGTATGCAAATACAAATATTATGATGACTTCTAAAGTTATAAGAACTCTTGAAAAAAAAGATCTTATCTTAAGAGAGGAGTGTGAGACTGACACGCGGGCGAAATGCGTATCACTTACTGAAAAAGGTATTCAAAGATTTGAAAAAGCATTAAATGTTGTTAAGACTGTTGATGAGAAGTTTTTTGAAAATAAAGCTTATGATGAAGATTTTATAAAAAATTTAATGCACATTTTAAAGTTAAACCATGGAGAATGA
- a CDS encoding DUF6790 family protein — MIYIFLMVTLIGAVLHLFLSKTRTKNRIFEVFLLWFLVVMVGIGSIWAFMGHVFFADMIAAAIGWPAGSPFQFEVGIANLSYGILGLLCWKFRDNFWTAAVIAISTFYLGDAYGHIANIIQTGNMAAGNAGYALYADILVPIVLICLLIAYKATFKKQNELIEQEDDCLPKST, encoded by the coding sequence ATGATTTATATTTTCTTGATGGTGACATTAATTGGCGCTGTTTTACATTTATTTTTAAGTAAAACAAGAACAAAAAATAGAATATTTGAAGTGTTTTTATTATGGTTTTTAGTTGTAATGGTTGGAATTGGCTCAATATGGGCATTTATGGGACATGTATTTTTTGCAGATATGATTGCAGCAGCCATAGGCTGGCCTGCTGGAAGTCCGTTCCAGTTTGAAGTTGGAATCGCTAATTTATCCTACGGAATTCTTGGTCTTTTATGCTGGAAATTCAGGGATAATTTCTGGACAGCTGCAGTAATAGCAATATCTACATTCTATCTTGGAGATGCCTACGGGCACATCGCTAATATTATACAAACAGGAAATATGGCAGCAGGAAACGCAGGATATGCATTATATGCAGATATTTTAGTACCTATCGTATTGATATGTCTTTTAATTGCATACAAAGCTACTTTTAAAAAGCAAAATGAATTAATAGAACAAGAAGATGATTGTTTACCAAAAAGCACTTAA
- a CDS encoding inorganic phosphate transporter yields the protein MIGEFINSLNDKLVSCQNLHRKVGKILDYLIILGVAAGIYLAANIGANDIGNSMGTAVGSGVVKMRQALIVGAVFMFIGAVFLSGNVIKTISGGIVASSFITPIGAVIATLSAGIWVSISIFRRTPVSGSHAMVGAIFGYGIVYAGITHIQWNSLFNIALSWISSPLLGLTVGFVFYYLLRVSLLEKTTSMAVRGRLEKVFSYLQIVSSCFAAMGVGAIDIAAATGIMIAVAGSAASSDIRVLGAIGIVSGILVAGNRITGTVGKRITNLVPTRGVSAQIAAASVILLFTFLGMPISPTQTLVGSVIGVGLARKTRDIGGDVVKQIVSSWALTFPICAVISGTLFFVISSFL from the coding sequence ATGATTGGAGAATTTATAAATTCTTTAAATGACAAATTAGTATCATGCCAAAATTTACACAGGAAAGTGGGTAAAATCTTAGATTACCTTATTATACTTGGTGTTGCTGCAGGTATTTATCTGGCGGCTAATATTGGGGCCAATGATATTGGTAACTCCATGGGAACTGCAGTAGGGAGTGGTGTTGTTAAGATGAGGCAAGCCCTTATAGTGGGGGCTGTGTTCATGTTTATTGGGGCCGTATTTTTAAGTGGTAATGTCATTAAAACTATATCTGGGGGTATAGTTGCATCATCATTTATAACTCCTATAGGGGCTGTAATAGCCACCTTGTCTGCAGGAATATGGGTTAGTATTTCTATTTTTAGGAGAACTCCTGTTTCAGGGAGCCATGCAATGGTTGGGGCTATTTTTGGATATGGGATTGTTTATGCAGGTATAACTCATATCCAATGGAATTCACTTTTTAATATCGCATTAAGCTGGATTTCATCTCCACTTTTGGGCCTTACAGTTGGTTTTGTGTTTTACTATCTTTTAAGAGTTTCACTTCTTGAGAAAACAACCAGTATGGCTGTAAGGGGCAGATTAGAAAAAGTATTCTCTTATTTGCAGATTGTGAGTTCCTGTTTCGCTGCTATGGGGGTGGGTGCTATAGATATTGCAGCTGCAACAGGTATAATGATTGCAGTAGCTGGAAGTGCTGCAAGTAGTGATATAAGAGTATTAGGTGCTATTGGAATTGTTTCTGGAATTTTAGTTGCCGGAAATAGAATTACAGGTACAGTTGGAAAAAGAATAACTAATTTGGTTCCAACAAGAGGTGTTTCAGCTCAAATAGCAGCTGCTTCTGTTATCTTACTTTTCACATTTTTAGGAATGCCTATATCTCCAACTCAAACACTTGTAGGGTCTGTAATTGGGGTGGGGCTTGCGAGGAAAACTAGAGATATTGGTGGTGATGTTGTAAAACAAATTGTATCTTCATGGGCTCTTACATTTCCGATATGTGCAGTTATATCTGGAACGCTATTTTTTGTTATATCTTCCTTTTTATAA
- a CDS encoding VOC family protein: MEIRYVCPLITVKNIEKSKEFYENVLKQEIELDLGENVAFKGGFAIHDMEHFQNLTGKSLSKSVSKDFMELYFELNEIEELESKLESLNTEFVHKIREQPWGQRVMRFYDPDNYIIEVGEPLEFVVKRFAACGLSLEEISEKSSMPVEFVQMVLDQDL, encoded by the coding sequence ATGGAGATCAGATATGTTTGTCCGCTTATTACGGTTAAAAACATTGAAAAATCAAAAGAATTTTATGAAAATGTTTTAAAACAGGAAATAGAACTTGATTTGGGTGAAAATGTAGCTTTTAAAGGCGGTTTTGCTATTCATGACATGGAACATTTTCAGAATTTAACAGGTAAATCATTATCTAAAAGTGTTTCAAAAGATTTTATGGAACTTTATTTTGAGTTAAATGAAATTGAAGAGCTAGAATCAAAATTAGAATCATTAAATACAGAATTTGTGCATAAAATAAGGGAACAACCTTGGGGACAGAGGGTGATGAGGTTTTATGACCCTGATAATTATATCATTGAAGTTGGTGAACCTTTAGAATTTGTAGTTAAAAGATTCGCTGCTTGCGGGTTATCTTTAGAAGAAATAAGTGAAAAGTCTTCCATGCCTGTTGAGTTTGTTCAAATGGTTTTAGATCAAGATTTATAA
- a CDS encoding CBS domain-containing protein, giving the protein MLEKQKVKEVMTEDVITVSPNEDVVFAFEKLMKYKVSSLPVVDEDGILLGIVTATDLGHNLILDKYELGTTVDKVMVKDVICIGSQDNLKTAVKKMNKYGAGGGIVNQLIVVDDHKIRGIISDGDIIKALRAL; this is encoded by the coding sequence ATGTTAGAGAAACAAAAAGTTAAAGAAGTGATGACAGAGGATGTTATAACAGTTTCCCCCAATGAAGACGTTGTTTTCGCTTTTGAAAAGTTAATGAAATATAAGGTAAGTTCTCTTCCTGTTGTTGATGAAGATGGAATACTTTTAGGTATCGTGACAGCAACAGATCTTGGACATAACCTGATTCTTGATAAATATGAACTTGGAACAACCGTCGACAAAGTCATGGTAAAAGATGTAATCTGTATAGGCTCGCAAGATAACCTGAAAACTGCAGTTAAAAAAATGAATAAATATGGTGCTGGTGGCGGAATTGTAAATCAGCTGATTGTAGTGGATGACCATAAAATAAGAGGTATAATCTCAGATGGAGATATAATAAAAGCATTAAGAGCACTTTAA
- a CDS encoding 2-phosphoglycerate kinase yields MIMVEGEVSGKKYREPFSKGVLARSLTRAEMDPNKAYTFASQIEAHLRKEGIKVISLDDLVGIVRARLKEENEEVAEKYGLWKRIRTCKEPLIILIGGASGVGTSSIAFEVANRLGIRNMTSTDIIREVMRKMVSKELLPTLFESSYTAYKSLRIPPSPELDEVIIGFRDHVDTVSVGVEAVIERALKEGVSIVIEGVHIVPGFINEELVSKHNVAMFVLTLQDEEVHKGRFYSRCRQLWARRPLKRYMNYFGAIRKTHKYFENQAQKYDIPVIENIDVTTTIDCIIETITKTYGREEDVRETKS; encoded by the coding sequence ATGATAATGGTAGAAGGAGAAGTAAGCGGTAAAAAGTATAGAGAGCCTTTTTCTAAAGGAGTCTTAGCACGATCTTTAACTCGAGCAGAGATGGATCCAAATAAGGCATATACATTCGCATCTCAAATAGAGGCACATTTAAGAAAAGAAGGAATAAAAGTTATAAGTCTAGATGACCTTGTAGGAATAGTCCGTGCAAGATTAAAAGAAGAAAATGAAGAAGTAGCTGAAAAATATGGACTATGGAAACGGATTCGTACATGTAAAGAGCCCCTTATTATATTAATAGGTGGAGCTTCAGGAGTTGGTACATCTTCAATTGCGTTTGAAGTTGCTAACAGGCTTGGAATAAGAAACATGACAAGCACCGATATCATAAGAGAAGTTATGCGTAAGATGGTATCAAAAGAACTGTTACCAACTTTATTTGAATCCAGTTACACTGCTTATAAATCTTTAAGAATTCCACCATCCCCGGAACTGGATGAAGTAATTATTGGATTTAGAGACCATGTCGATACCGTAAGTGTAGGTGTTGAAGCTGTAATTGAAAGAGCACTGAAAGAAGGAGTAAGTATAGTCATTGAAGGCGTTCATATCGTTCCAGGATTTATAAACGAAGAACTTGTGAGTAAACATAATGTTGCCATGTTTGTTTTAACCTTGCAGGATGAAGAAGTTCATAAAGGAAGATTCTACTCAAGGTGCAGGCAGCTATGGGCTCGAAGGCCCTTAAAGAGGTATATGAACTACTTTGGAGCAATACGAAAGACACATAAATACTTTGAAAATCAGGCCCAGAAGTATGATATACCCGTTATTGAAAATATTGACGTTACAACCACGATTGATTGTATAATAGAAACTATTACAAAAACATATGGACGTGAAGAAGATGTTAGAGAAACAAAAAGTTAA